A region of Nitrospinota bacterium DNA encodes the following proteins:
- the recA gene encoding recombinase RecA, which produces MGSNDREKALELACSQIEKQFGKGSIMKLGQAESQKGIPVISTGSISLDYALGVGGVPRGRIIEIYGPEGSGKTSLTLHIIAEAQKAGGVAAFLDAEHALDPKYASALGIDLDNLLLSQPDTGEQTLEIAEVLIRSGAVDVIVVDSVAALVPKAELDGDMGDSHMGLQARLMSQAMRKLTGVISKSHTCLIFINQIRMKIGVMFGNPETTTGGNALKFYSSVRMDIRRIAAIKDGDKVIGNRTRVKIVKNKVAPPFRDCEFDIRYGEGISKTSDLIDQAVTHEIINKSGTWFSYNETRIGQGRENARKFLDEHPEMYTEIDRKLREKLNLPVSAEQEPSPKEADASNDKEKKAAKTA; this is translated from the coding sequence ATGGGGTCAAACGATAGAGAAAAAGCCCTGGAGCTGGCATGCTCACAGATCGAAAAACAATTCGGTAAAGGTTCGATCATGAAGCTGGGCCAGGCCGAAAGCCAGAAAGGCATTCCAGTCATTTCCACCGGGTCCATATCGCTGGACTACGCACTGGGTGTCGGCGGGGTTCCCCGGGGTCGCATCATCGAAATTTACGGCCCCGAAGGTTCGGGGAAAACCAGCCTCACTCTGCACATCATCGCCGAAGCGCAAAAAGCCGGAGGCGTGGCGGCGTTCCTCGACGCAGAACATGCGCTGGACCCAAAATATGCCAGCGCTCTGGGCATCGATCTCGACAATCTGCTTTTGTCCCAACCCGACACGGGTGAGCAAACACTGGAGATCGCGGAAGTCCTGATTCGCAGCGGCGCCGTCGACGTGATTGTTGTGGACTCGGTCGCCGCGCTGGTTCCCAAGGCGGAACTGGATGGCGACATGGGTGATTCCCACATGGGGCTTCAAGCACGGCTCATGTCTCAGGCCATGCGTAAACTGACAGGCGTGATCAGCAAGTCCCACACGTGCCTCATTTTCATCAATCAAATCCGCATGAAAATCGGCGTGATGTTCGGCAACCCCGAAACCACCACCGGCGGCAACGCGCTCAAATTCTATTCGTCAGTCCGCATGGATATTCGCCGCATCGCCGCCATCAAGGATGGAGACAAAGTGATCGGTAACCGGACGCGGGTGAAAATCGTCAAAAACAAGGTCGCCCCACCCTTTCGTGATTGCGAGTTCGACATCCGCTATGGCGAAGGAATTTCAAAAACCAGTGATCTGATCGATCAAGCCGTGACGCATGAAATCATCAACAAAAGCGGCACCTGGTTTTCTTACAACGAGACCAGAATCGGACAAGGACGGGAAAACGCGCGCAAGTTTCTTGATGAGCACCCTGAGATGTACACGGAGATTGATCGAAAATTGAGGGAAAAGCTGAACCTGCCGGTGTCCGCTGAACAGGAGCCCTCCCCTAAGGAAGCCGACGCATCGAACGATAAAGAAAAAAAAGCGGCCAAAACCGCATGA
- a CDS encoding regulatory protein RecX, whose product MLDPDELKKAQSTALKYLSYRDRSEFEIRERLGQKDFPQATVQETVSWLNRLGYLNDGRFALNWSRSRISTKKFGEYRLRRELSAKGLTTETIDQTMQVVYSEFSEWELAQSLAQKKLSQLKGVDPKSKSRRLAQYLQRKGFPSDTVFKTVNQLIPNSYDREYSSS is encoded by the coding sequence ATGCTCGACCCTGATGAACTTAAAAAAGCTCAGAGCACCGCCCTGAAATATCTATCTTACAGGGACCGCAGTGAGTTTGAGATCAGGGAGCGCCTGGGTCAAAAAGATTTCCCCCAGGCCACGGTTCAGGAAACCGTTAGCTGGTTGAACCGGCTCGGCTATCTTAACGACGGGCGATTTGCGTTGAACTGGAGCCGGTCACGCATCTCCACAAAAAAATTTGGCGAATACCGGTTGCGAAGAGAACTATCAGCCAAAGGTCTGACAACCGAAACCATCGATCAAACGATGCAAGTCGTTTATTCCGAATTCAGCGAATGGGAACTCGCCCAGTCCCTGGCGCAAAAAAAACTTTCCCAACTCAAAGGTGTCGATCCAAAATCCAAAAGTCGACGCTTGGCCCAATACCTTCAGCGGAAAGGATTTCCATCCGACACGGTATTTAAAACCGTAAATCAGTTGATTCCAAATAGCTACGATCGTGAATATTCTTCCAGCTAA
- a CDS encoding prepilin peptidase, protein METLFQLSTPFAAFAAFLFGLAIGSFCNVCIYRLPKKESVVFPASHCTSCDTPIQAIDNIPVLSYLFLGGKCRNCSQKISIVYPLIEIVTGLLLAAIFIKFGVTWESLIYAIVCPTLVVITVIDYEHKIIPDRITLPGMVFGLAAGSYLVGPINAGLGFLVGGGLFYLIAIVSRGGMGGGDIKFIAAAGALLGWQQVLLVIFLGAILGSIIGLILMAAQKKDRKSQIPFGPFLALGTLIAIFFGEDLLRLYLMTLTNQF, encoded by the coding sequence ATGGAAACACTATTTCAATTATCCACCCCTTTTGCCGCATTCGCCGCCTTTTTATTTGGCCTGGCCATTGGTAGCTTTTGCAACGTCTGCATCTACCGTCTGCCAAAAAAAGAATCGGTGGTTTTTCCCGCTTCCCACTGCACATCCTGCGACACGCCCATTCAGGCTATAGACAATATTCCGGTATTGAGCTATCTTTTTTTGGGAGGCAAATGCCGAAACTGCAGTCAGAAGATTTCGATCGTTTACCCTTTGATTGAAATCGTGACAGGGTTATTGCTGGCGGCAATTTTCATCAAGTTCGGCGTTACCTGGGAATCTTTGATCTATGCGATCGTCTGCCCGACCCTTGTAGTGATCACGGTTATCGATTATGAACACAAAATCATTCCCGACCGCATCACCCTTCCCGGAATGGTTTTTGGCCTGGCGGCGGGAAGTTATTTAGTAGGTCCCATAAATGCGGGCCTCGGTTTTCTGGTCGGCGGCGGGTTGTTTTACTTGATCGCCATTGTGAGTCGTGGCGGCATGGGCGGCGGTGACATAAAATTTATTGCGGCGGCGGGAGCCTTGCTGGGCTGGCAACAGGTGCTGTTGGTCATTTTTCTGGGGGCCATCCTGGGGTCGATAATCGGTTTGATCCTAATGGCCGCACAGAAAAAGGACCGCAAAAGCCAGATTCCGTTCGGTCCGTTTCTGGCTTTGGGAACGCTCATTGCCATTTTTTTCGGAGAGGATCTGCTTCGCCTTTATCTGATGACATTAACCAATCAATTCTGA